The following are encoded in a window of Gossypium raimondii isolate GPD5lz chromosome 13, ASM2569854v1, whole genome shotgun sequence genomic DNA:
- the LOC105783228 gene encoding GDP-mannose 3,5-epimerase 2, producing MGSTDGTSYGAYTYDALEREPYWPSQKLRISITGAGGFIASHIARRLKSEGHYIIASDWKKNEHMTEDMFCNEFHLVDLRVMENCLKVSKGVDHVFNLAADMGGMGFIQSNHSVIMYNNTMISFNMLEAARISGVKRFFYASSACIYPEFKQLDTNVSLKESDAWPAEPQDAYGLEKLATEELCKHYTKDFGIECRIGRFHNIYGPFGTWKGGREKAPAAFCRKAITSIDKFEMWGDGLQTRSFTFIDECVEGVLRLTKSDFREPVNIGSDEMVSMNEMAEIVLSFEDKNLPIHHIPGPEGVRGRNSDNTLIKEKLGWAPTMRLKDGLRITYFWIKEQIEKEKAQGIELSVYGSSKVVGTQAPVQLGSLRAADGKE from the exons ATGGGCAGTACTGATGGAACCAGCTATGGTGCTTACACCTATGATGCTCTGGAGAGGGAGCCTTACTGGCCATCTCAGAAACTCCGGATTTCCATCACTGGTGCCGGTGGGTTCATTGCTTCCCATATTGCTCGACGTCTGAAGAGTGAAGGCCATTACATCATTGCTTCTGACTGGAAGAAGAACGAGCACATGACAGAAGATATGTTTTGTAATGAATTCCACCTCGTTGATCTTCGAGTCATGGAGAATTGCTTGAAAGTTTCCAAAGGAGTGGACCATGTCTTCAACCTCGCTGCCGATATGGGTGGGATGGGTTTCATTCAGTCAAACCACTCTGTCATTATGTACAACAACACTATGATCAGTTTCAACATGCTTGAGGCTGCTAGGATTAGTGGAGTTAAGAG GTTTTTCTATGCCTCGAGTGCTTGTATCTACCCTGAATTTAAGCAGTTGGACACTAATGTGAGCCTAAAAGAATCCGATGCCTGGCCTGCTGAG ccTCAAGATGCTTATGGCTTGGAAAAGCTTGCAACTGAGGAGTTGTGCAAGCACTACACCAAAGATTTTGGAATCGAGTGTCGTATTGGAAGGTTTCACAACATTTATGGTCCTTTTGGAACATGGAAAG GTGGAAGGGAGAAGGCTCCAGCTGCCTTTTGCAGAAAAGCTATTACTTCCATTGACAAGTTTGAGATGTGGGGAGACGGTCTTCAGACCCGATCTTTCACCTTCATTGATGAATGTGTCGAAGGTGTACTTAG ATTGACAAAGTCAGATTTCCGCGAACCTGTGAACATTGGAAGTGATGAGATGGTCAGCATGAATGAGATGGCAGAAATTGTTCTTAGCTTTGAGGATAAAAATCTTCCAATCCATCATATTCCTGGCCCAGAGGGTGTCCGTGGTCGTAATTCAGACAATACGTTGATCAAAGAAAAACTTGGTTGGGCTCCTACAATGAGGTTGAAG GATGGGCTGAGAATTACATACTTCTGGATCAAGGAACAAATTGAGAAAGAGAAGGCTCAAGGCATAGAGCTATCTGTCTACGGGTCATCCAAGGTCGTGGGAACTCAAGCACCAGTCCAGCTGGGCTCACTTCGTGCAGCCGATGGCAAAGAATGA